From Myxococcales bacterium, a single genomic window includes:
- a CDS encoding helix-turn-helix domain-containing protein: MIGAGPITTDGAAVAPPSDICTVDEVAAWLGVDRKTVYQAARRREIPCGRLGRRIILSRAQIAAWLAGGTR, from the coding sequence GTGATCGGCGCCGGTCCCATCACCACCGACGGCGCGGCGGTCGCGCCGCCGTCCGACATCTGCACCGTGGACGAGGTCGCCGCCTGGCTCGGCGTCGATCGCAAGACCGTCTACCAGGCCGCGCGCCGCCGCGAGATCCCGTGCGGCCGGCTCGGTCGGCGGATCATCCTGTCGCGCGCGCAGATCGCCGCCTGGCTGGCCGGGGGGACCCGATGA